A portion of the Micromonospora tarapacensis genome contains these proteins:
- the smpB gene encoding SsrA-binding protein SmpB, producing MGTSRDTGRMLIASNRKARHDYTVLKTYEAGIVLAGTEVKSLRERRVSLVDAFAQERDEEIMLYGLHIAEYGYGTWTNHTPRRTRKLLLRRAEIARILAQTRAGGITLVPLSMYFSGGWAKVELALARGRRSYDKRQALAERDADREIARELGRRLKGRFGRG from the coding sequence ATGGGCACCTCCCGCGACACCGGACGGATGCTGATCGCGTCGAACCGCAAGGCCCGACACGACTACACGGTCCTCAAGACCTACGAGGCGGGCATCGTGCTGGCCGGCACCGAGGTCAAGTCGCTGCGGGAGCGACGCGTGTCGCTGGTGGACGCCTTCGCCCAGGAACGCGACGAGGAGATCATGCTGTACGGCCTGCACATCGCGGAGTACGGCTACGGCACCTGGACCAATCACACACCCCGGCGTACCCGCAAGCTGTTGCTGCGCCGGGCGGAGATCGCCCGGATCCTGGCCCAGACGCGCGCGGGCGGGATCACCCTGGTGCCGCTGTCGATGTACTTCTCCGGCGGCTGGGCCAAGGTCGAACTCGCCCTGGCCAGGGGCCGCAGGTCGTACGACAAGCGGCAGGCGCTCGCCGAGCGCGACGCCGACCGGGAGATCGCCCGCGAGCTGGGCCGCCGGCTCAAGGGTCGGTTCGGGCGGGGCTGA